One region of Acidobacteriota bacterium genomic DNA includes:
- a CDS encoding GrpB family protein: protein MKKNLEQRIVEVIREEIDLSPYNPDWPRLFDLEAAFLRNFLPEGSLGRIEHFGSTAVPGLVAKPIVDLLVEVRSLTEAQQLIAPALESQGYDYFWRIDVSPPYAWFIKRNLEGKRTHHLHLVEADSILWERLLFRDYLRENPDIACQYASLKRLLAEQYPADRITYTKGKTEFVIKATEQAKSFYNQ from the coding sequence ATGAAGAAAAACCTTGAGCAGCGGATTGTCGAAGTGATCCGCGAAGAAATTGATCTATCGCCATACAATCCCGACTGGCCGCGCTTGTTTGATCTCGAAGCCGCCTTTCTGCGCAATTTTTTGCCGGAAGGGTCCCTTGGCCGCATTGAACATTTCGGCAGTACGGCGGTTCCAGGGCTGGTTGCCAAACCGATTGTTGATTTGCTCGTTGAAGTCCGAAGCCTGACCGAAGCCCAGCAACTCATCGCTCCGGCGCTGGAGTCTCAAGGCTACGACTACTTCTGGCGGATTGATGTTTCCCCACCCTATGCGTGGTTTATCAAGCGCAATCTGGAAGGCAAACGTACTCACCATCTCCATCTGGTCGAAGCCGATTCGATCCTCTGGGAACGGCTTCTGTTTCGTGATTACCTGCGCGAAAATCCTGACATTGCCTGTCAATATGCCAGCCTCAAACGCCTTCTGGCAGAACAATATCCAGCCGACCGGATTACTTACACAAAAGGCAAAACCGAATTTGTTATTAAGGCTACTGAACAGGCTAAAAGCTTTTATAATCAATAA